One Roseimicrobium gellanilyticum DNA window includes the following coding sequences:
- a CDS encoding DUF4238 domain-containing protein, translating into MSHNYVRNHYVPAWYQRRFLDPSSKDKELFYLDLAPSRFVDGRGKPHIKRALKRQGPKKCFFERDLYTMNLGPFRSTDIEENFFGEIDDKGRDAVHALEGYAPGFKGQAIAFSDLLLYLSTQKLRTPRGLGWLRDQVDVHDRTLLLLEMMELRQMFCATWAECIWQIADAHGSPTKFILSDHPVVAYNRECRPLSPHCRGCNEPDIRMNGTHTIFPLSSEKVLILTNTSWARNPYQSATRFRPNPTYFRNTIIKVMGIQVERHMDEQEVREINYIIKRRAKRYIASSREEWLYPEAHISVAEWTRFGGGYLCMPDPRSMDFDSGIYIGYKDGRSDAFDLYGRKPWQQGYSQERSDAEWQAFLNFQGEFARLVGPRRKGRAFRFGELDKEVDDEDFHKYHLRLETRRRRSKL; encoded by the coding sequence ATGAGCCACAACTACGTCAGAAATCACTATGTGCCTGCTTGGTATCAGAGGAGGTTTCTAGATCCATCATCGAAAGATAAGGAGCTCTTTTATCTAGACCTTGCTCCATCTCGATTTGTAGACGGCCGGGGTAAGCCGCACATCAAACGTGCACTGAAGCGTCAAGGTCCGAAGAAGTGTTTCTTTGAAAGAGATTTATACACGATGAATCTTGGGCCTTTTCGATCGACAGATATCGAGGAAAATTTCTTCGGTGAAATTGACGACAAGGGAAGGGATGCTGTACATGCGCTTGAGGGATATGCGCCTGGATTTAAGGGTCAAGCTATAGCTTTTAGCGACCTCCTCCTGTACTTAAGCACGCAGAAACTGAGGACGCCCCGTGGATTGGGATGGCTTCGCGATCAAGTAGATGTCCATGATAGAACGCTACTGCTTTTGGAGATGATGGAACTCCGGCAGATGTTCTGCGCAACTTGGGCTGAGTGTATCTGGCAAATAGCCGACGCGCACGGTTCTCCTACGAAGTTCATCTTATCAGATCATCCCGTGGTCGCTTACAATCGCGAATGTCGACCACTTTCCCCGCACTGCCGCGGTTGTAACGAGCCGGACATCCGCATGAATGGAACCCACACAATCTTTCCGCTATCGTCTGAAAAGGTTCTCATTCTGACCAACACTTCCTGGGCACGAAACCCATACCAGTCCGCAACCCGTTTCCGGCCGAATCCCACTTACTTTCGAAATACTATCATTAAGGTGATGGGCATTCAGGTGGAAAGGCATATGGACGAACAAGAGGTACGAGAAATCAACTACATTATCAAACGCCGTGCGAAACGATACATCGCATCTTCGAGGGAAGAATGGCTCTACCCAGAAGCCCACATTTCGGTCGCCGAATGGACTCGCTTTGGTGGGGGATACCTTTGCATGCCAGACCCGAGATCAATGGATTTCGATTCTGGAATTTACATTGGGTACAAAGACGGTCGATCAGATGCTTTTGATCTCTACGGACGCAAGCCTTGGCAGCAAGGTTATTCTCAGGAGCGCAGCGATGCAGAGTGGCAGGCCTTCTTAAACTTCCAGGGTGAATTCGCGCGGCTAGTTGGCCCTCGTCGTAAGGGCAGGGCATTCCGATTCGGGGAACTTGATAAGGAAGTAGATGACGAAGATTTCCACAAGTATCATTTGAGGCTTGAGACTCGCCGAAGACGTTCCAAGCTGTAA
- a CDS encoding PQQ-binding-like beta-propeller repeat protein, with the protein MTSDATPNPASVPSAPQAHYKPLRVWPALILVVVIVLCRYVPPFIEGASSQYWYVPVFFPLLGSVLILIWWLAASRARWFERLIGLFGFLVAGAVIVLLSHPSMRGMISTYLTVPLGMVGLGVGALLYRSRPPKQRVTGVLACSALAMSLTLLLQSLGITGDYVFDFHSRWSSAPGAGSWVENKADAPKTPGAAAAIDAALATAEWPGFRGADRMGHAKAAKLATDWKANPPKLLWKKPVGAGWSSFAVAGPYAFADEQRGPHEVVACYDLATGNEVWTHQREARFDEPMGGPGPRATPTLADGAVFTASATGVLQRLKAGTGEVVWQQDFKKLSGREPLPMWGYSASPLVVNSLVIVYAGGAGDKGVMAFDAATGEARWSVACGPESYSSPQLSKVLGEDTLLMLTNDGLLLLDPTTGKVRLNYEWKFNGYRALQPTVVGEDVILLPTPMSEGTRAIRVSKKDDQLTAEELWTSRHLKTDFAELIAHKGHLYGIDGSMFSCIDLETGKRTWKDGRYGKGQAVLLETTDQILIAAEDGRVVLLQADPTAHKELTSFQALKGKTWNHPVVVGDKLLVRNGTEAACYALPLAP; encoded by the coding sequence ATGACTTCAGATGCCACGCCCAATCCAGCTTCGGTCCCTTCAGCACCTCAGGCGCACTACAAACCTTTGCGCGTCTGGCCGGCGCTGATCCTCGTGGTCGTCATCGTGCTGTGCCGCTACGTGCCCCCGTTCATCGAGGGGGCGAGCAGCCAGTATTGGTATGTGCCGGTCTTCTTCCCGTTGCTGGGCAGCGTCTTGATACTGATCTGGTGGCTGGCGGCGAGTCGTGCGAGATGGTTCGAGAGGCTCATCGGACTGTTCGGATTCCTCGTGGCTGGAGCGGTCATCGTCCTGCTGAGTCATCCCTCCATGCGAGGCATGATCAGCACGTATCTGACGGTGCCGCTCGGCATGGTCGGACTCGGAGTGGGCGCCCTTCTTTACCGCTCCAGGCCGCCGAAGCAACGCGTCACCGGCGTGCTTGCCTGTTCCGCACTCGCGATGTCGCTCACGCTGTTGTTGCAGAGCCTTGGCATCACGGGGGACTACGTGTTTGATTTCCATTCGCGCTGGTCTTCGGCCCCGGGCGCAGGCTCGTGGGTCGAAAACAAAGCGGACGCACCCAAGACGCCCGGCGCCGCCGCGGCCATCGATGCCGCCCTGGCCACCGCCGAGTGGCCGGGCTTCCGCGGCGCGGACCGCATGGGGCATGCGAAGGCGGCGAAGCTGGCGACGGACTGGAAGGCCAATCCACCCAAGCTACTCTGGAAAAAACCCGTGGGCGCAGGCTGGTCCTCCTTTGCCGTGGCGGGGCCGTATGCTTTCGCCGATGAACAACGCGGCCCGCACGAGGTGGTGGCCTGCTACGACCTCGCGACGGGCAACGAAGTCTGGACCCACCAGCGTGAAGCACGGTTCGACGAACCGATGGGTGGCCCCGGCCCGCGCGCCACACCGACGCTCGCCGATGGCGCTGTATTCACCGCAAGCGCCACGGGCGTGCTGCAGCGATTGAAGGCAGGCACGGGCGAGGTGGTCTGGCAACAGGACTTCAAGAAACTCTCCGGACGCGAGCCGCTCCCCATGTGGGGCTATTCGGCATCGCCCCTGGTGGTGAACTCCCTGGTCATCGTCTACGCGGGCGGGGCAGGGGACAAAGGCGTGATGGCATTCGACGCCGCGACGGGAGAAGCGCGCTGGTCCGTGGCTTGTGGTCCCGAGTCGTACAGCTCACCGCAACTCAGCAAGGTGCTCGGCGAAGACACCTTGCTCATGCTCACGAATGATGGACTGCTCCTGCTCGATCCCACCACCGGCAAAGTGCGGCTGAACTACGAGTGGAAGTTCAACGGCTACCGCGCCTTGCAACCGACGGTCGTGGGCGAGGATGTCATCCTGCTGCCCACGCCGATGTCGGAAGGAACCCGCGCCATTCGTGTCAGCAAGAAAGACGATCAACTCACGGCTGAAGAACTCTGGACCTCGAGGCACCTGAAGACCGACTTCGCCGAACTCATCGCGCACAAGGGCCATCTCTACGGTATCGATGGTTCCATGTTCAGCTGCATTGATCTCGAGACCGGCAAGCGCACGTGGAAGGATGGGCGCTACGGCAAGGGGCAGGCGGTGCTCCTGGAGACCACGGACCAGATCCTGATCGCTGCGGAAGATGGTCGCGTGGTGTTGCTGCAAGCCGATCCCACGGCTCACAAGGAACTCACCTCTTTCCAGGCCCTCAAAGGCAAGACCTGGAATCACCCCGTGGTCGTCGGCGACAAGCTGCTCGTGCGCAACGGCACCGAAGCCGCGTGCTATGCGTTGCCGCTTGCGCCGTGA
- a CDS encoding YciI family protein, which yields MKYICLGYIESHKFENMSESERNAMVDECLAYDDVLKKNGHFVGGEGLQGPTSAATLRWQDGQVAITDGPYAETKEQIGGILILEARDLNHAIQLMSKHPGVKAGPFEIRPAADMSDMVQESEARRGGK from the coding sequence ATGAAATACATCTGCCTTGGCTACATTGAGTCCCACAAGTTTGAGAACATGTCCGAAAGCGAACGCAACGCGATGGTCGACGAATGCCTCGCCTACGATGATGTGCTGAAGAAGAACGGCCACTTCGTCGGCGGAGAAGGTCTACAGGGCCCCACCAGCGCCGCGACCCTACGCTGGCAGGATGGCCAGGTCGCCATCACGGATGGTCCCTATGCTGAAACGAAAGAACAGATCGGCGGCATCCTCATTCTCGAAGCCCGCGACTTGAATCACGCCATCCAGCTCATGTCCAAACACCCCGGCGTAAAAGCAGGTCCCTTCGAGATCCGCCCCGCCGCAGACATGAGCGACATGGTGCAGGAGAGTGAAGCAAGAAGGGGTGGGAAGTAA
- a CDS encoding dienelactone hydrolase family protein, translating into MKWNLLLLVALSAGSPNVLRADAPPPPNPAVDAGARWPVRRAQLEKEWLKILGPFPTSKPPLDVQVLSTEKVPTSSNDPTYPMRAGDITRYKVKFRAETDSSGGTQSDIWIYGWLLVPASAKEAHEKHGLQTPAVICLHSTTYGSGKSSPAGLAGRFASDPKLGFVGRPNLAGKDPRYDNNSMPDPNDAEAMHAWYAGGRASGLLLAKQGFVTLSIDMLGDGERIEPGQRPLDTRQFYKQRYPDPMAENAWSCMGKWIWDVMRSVDYLQSLPYVNPKGIGCTGWSWGGHVTLFAAAFDQRIAAAVPNGGVLDWDRPKYPPGYKGKPKANQWCRQPSTWEPWTRDATEPPSSGAESLRRWGFLQNSGPAIMMPKFYKYVLPENRDLELPMGFESLLMMVAPRPLLIISSEIEFKQHDILPKCMETMKVYAEWKDVKGSGLPSPLQARKERRGYAETQAYYVNNNEYSPKAIDSYLNSLNAGDCFSWFSFPGGHSYPFSAQMVTTGWFGRWMGLYPAATVPPLPNVPADEALNIGPLPAQKDNDVPKHRGEEPRHQ; encoded by the coding sequence ATGAAATGGAACCTTCTCCTTCTTGTCGCCCTTTCAGCAGGCTCGCCAAACGTCTTGCGAGCTGACGCCCCGCCACCGCCGAATCCTGCTGTGGACGCCGGAGCCAGATGGCCTGTGAGACGGGCGCAACTGGAAAAGGAATGGCTGAAAATCCTGGGTCCCTTCCCCACCAGCAAGCCCCCCTTGGATGTGCAAGTCCTGAGTACCGAGAAGGTGCCCACTTCCTCAAATGATCCCACGTATCCCATGCGCGCGGGAGACATCACACGGTACAAGGTGAAGTTTCGTGCGGAGACGGACTCCAGCGGCGGCACGCAGTCAGACATCTGGATCTACGGCTGGCTCCTCGTGCCGGCCAGCGCGAAGGAAGCCCACGAGAAACACGGGCTGCAAACCCCTGCGGTGATCTGCCTGCACAGCACCACGTACGGCTCAGGCAAAAGCAGCCCCGCCGGCTTGGCGGGACGCTTCGCCTCGGATCCGAAGCTTGGCTTCGTAGGTCGTCCCAACTTGGCGGGCAAAGACCCGCGCTATGATAACAACAGTATGCCTGATCCGAATGACGCGGAGGCCATGCATGCTTGGTACGCGGGTGGTCGCGCATCGGGGCTGCTTCTCGCAAAGCAGGGATTTGTGACTCTGAGCATCGACATGCTCGGAGACGGCGAGCGCATTGAGCCAGGACAACGACCGCTGGATACCCGTCAATTCTACAAGCAGCGGTACCCAGACCCCATGGCGGAGAATGCGTGGTCATGCATGGGCAAATGGATCTGGGATGTGATGCGCTCCGTCGACTATCTTCAATCGCTACCCTACGTGAATCCCAAGGGCATCGGCTGCACTGGCTGGTCATGGGGCGGGCACGTCACACTCTTCGCTGCCGCCTTCGATCAGCGCATCGCTGCGGCTGTGCCGAATGGCGGCGTGCTGGATTGGGACCGCCCGAAGTATCCGCCGGGTTACAAAGGCAAGCCCAAGGCGAACCAGTGGTGCCGCCAGCCTTCTACCTGGGAACCATGGACCCGGGATGCCACGGAGCCACCCTCCAGCGGAGCAGAGTCATTGCGTCGCTGGGGCTTCCTGCAAAACAGCGGCCCTGCCATCATGATGCCAAAGTTCTACAAATACGTTCTGCCCGAGAACCGCGACCTCGAACTACCCATGGGATTTGAGAGCCTGTTGATGATGGTCGCTCCCAGACCACTCTTGATCATTTCCAGTGAGATCGAGTTCAAGCAACATGACATCCTCCCCAAATGCATGGAGACCATGAAGGTCTATGCCGAGTGGAAAGACGTGAAGGGCTCCGGCCTGCCGAGCCCACTCCAAGCAAGAAAAGAACGGCGCGGCTATGCCGAGACGCAAGCCTACTACGTGAACAACAACGAATACTCGCCGAAGGCCATCGACTCGTATCTCAATAGCCTGAACGCTGGCGACTGCTTCAGTTGGTTCTCCTTCCCCGGAGGCCACAGCTATCCCTTCTCCGCGCAGATGGTCACTACCGGCTGGTTCGGCCGGTGGATGGGGCTTTATCCAGCCGCGACGGTACCGCCGCTGCCGAATGTTCCCGCGGATGAAGCGCTGAATATCGGCCCGCTCCCCGCACAAAAGGATAATGATGTGCCCAAGCACCGTGGCGAGGAACCACGCCATCAATAG
- the thiC gene encoding phosphomethylpyrimidine synthase ThiC — MIASPDSFEPHSSEQLPASTRVYVEGQLHPDIRVPMREITVSPTKAYNGTVSENAPVRVYDCSGPWGDPAFTGSSDEGLPALRSEWITKRGDVEEYDGREVKPQDNGYLSGKHAEFASKAERNRLIEFPGLEGERRKPLRASKGHPVTQLWYAQQGIITPEMEYIAIRENMGRAKIADLSQDILRNDLTKQHAGSSDPRVSESPYSPSVFRRFPQRIPTEITPEFVRSEVASGRAIIPANINHPELEPMIIGRNFLVKINANIGNSAVASSIEEEVEKMRWATKWGADTVMDLSTGKNIHATREWILRNSPVPIGTVPIYQALEKVNGKAEDLTWEIFRDTLIEQAEQGVDYFTIHAGVLLRFVPLTASRMTGIVSRGGSIMAKWCLAHHKENFLYTHWDDICDIMAAYDVSFSIGDGLRPGSIADANDKAQFGELEVQGELTKRAWAKGVQVMNEGPGHVPMHMIEENMAKQLEWCHEAPFYTLGPLTTDIAPGYDHITSGIGAAMIGWYGCAMLCYVTPKEHLGLPNKKDVKDGVITYKIAAHAADLAKGHPGAQYRDNALSKARFEFRWEDQFNLGLDPTTAREFHDETLPQDGAKTAHFCSMCGPHFCSMKITEDVRKYAAEQAISEEEALKKGMEEKSKEFVEQGAEVYTAA, encoded by the coding sequence ATGATCGCCTCCCCTGACTCCTTCGAACCGCACAGCAGCGAGCAACTCCCCGCCAGCACCCGCGTCTACGTCGAAGGCCAGCTCCACCCGGACATCCGCGTCCCCATGCGCGAAATCACCGTCTCCCCGACCAAGGCCTACAATGGCACCGTCTCCGAGAACGCCCCCGTCCGCGTCTATGACTGCTCCGGCCCCTGGGGCGACCCCGCCTTCACCGGCTCCTCGGATGAGGGCCTGCCCGCCCTGCGCAGCGAGTGGATCACCAAGCGCGGCGACGTGGAAGAGTACGACGGCCGCGAGGTGAAGCCCCAGGACAACGGCTACCTCTCCGGAAAACACGCCGAATTCGCCAGCAAGGCTGAGCGCAACCGCCTCATCGAATTCCCCGGTCTCGAAGGCGAGCGCCGCAAGCCCCTCCGCGCCAGCAAGGGCCACCCCGTCACCCAGCTCTGGTACGCCCAGCAGGGCATCATCACCCCCGAGATGGAGTACATCGCCATCCGCGAAAACATGGGCCGCGCCAAAATCGCCGACCTCAGCCAGGACATCCTCCGCAACGACCTCACCAAGCAGCACGCTGGCAGCTCCGATCCCCGCGTCTCCGAGTCTCCCTACTCCCCGTCTGTCTTCCGCCGCTTCCCCCAGCGCATCCCCACCGAGATAACACCAGAATTCGTCCGCAGCGAGGTGGCCAGCGGCCGCGCCATCATCCCGGCCAATATCAATCACCCCGAGCTCGAGCCCATGATCATCGGGCGGAACTTCCTCGTGAAGATCAATGCCAACATCGGCAACTCCGCCGTCGCCTCCAGCATTGAGGAAGAAGTCGAAAAGATGCGCTGGGCCACCAAGTGGGGTGCCGATACCGTCATGGACCTCTCCACCGGGAAGAACATCCACGCCACGCGCGAGTGGATCCTGCGGAACTCACCCGTCCCCATCGGCACCGTCCCCATCTACCAGGCGCTCGAAAAGGTCAATGGCAAGGCCGAGGACCTCACCTGGGAGATCTTCCGCGACACCCTCATCGAGCAGGCCGAGCAGGGCGTCGACTACTTCACCATCCACGCCGGCGTCCTCCTCCGCTTCGTCCCCCTCACCGCCTCCCGCATGACCGGCATCGTCAGCCGCGGCGGCTCCATCATGGCCAAGTGGTGCCTCGCCCATCACAAGGAAAACTTCCTCTACACCCACTGGGATGACATCTGCGACATCATGGCCGCCTACGACGTCTCCTTCTCCATCGGCGACGGCCTCCGCCCCGGCTCCATCGCCGATGCCAATGACAAGGCCCAGTTCGGCGAACTCGAAGTCCAGGGCGAGCTCACCAAGCGCGCCTGGGCCAAAGGCGTCCAGGTCATGAATGAAGGCCCCGGCCACGTCCCCATGCACATGATCGAGGAAAACATGGCCAAGCAGCTCGAGTGGTGCCACGAGGCCCCCTTCTACACCCTCGGACCCCTCACCACGGACATCGCCCCCGGCTACGACCACATCACCAGCGGCATCGGCGCCGCCATGATTGGCTGGTACGGCTGCGCCATGCTCTGCTACGTCACGCCCAAGGAACACCTCGGCCTCCCCAACAAGAAGGACGTCAAGGACGGCGTCATCACCTACAAGATCGCCGCCCATGCCGCCGACCTCGCCAAAGGCCACCCCGGCGCCCAGTACCGCGACAACGCCCTGAGCAAAGCCCGCTTTGAATTCCGCTGGGAAGACCAGTTCAACCTCGGCCTCGACCCCACCACCGCCCGCGAGTTCCACGACGAAACCCTGCCTCAGGACGGCGCCAAAACCGCCCACTTCTGCTCCATGTGCGGCCCGCACTTCTGCAGCATGAAGATAACGGAGGATGTGCGCAAGTATGCCGCGGAGCAGGCCATCTCCGAAGAAGAAGCCCTGAAGAAGGGGATGGAGGAGAAGTCGAAGGAGTTTGTCGAACAAGGTGCCGAGGTGTACACGGCTGCTTAA
- a CDS encoding YciI family protein has product MRFLMMMIPRGYQPDTPASEKQEDGYQPTAEEMTPMGKFNDDMEAAGILLTVDGLHPLSRGARVTFPQGNATVTDGPFIETKEVIGGFWIIQVKSKQEAIDWARRCPALNGDVIELREIWEMEDLPAEVQKAAVHRQ; this is encoded by the coding sequence ATGAGATTCCTGATGATGATGATCCCCCGTGGCTACCAACCTGACACCCCCGCCTCCGAAAAGCAGGAAGACGGCTACCAGCCCACCGCCGAGGAAATGACCCCCATGGGTAAATTCAACGACGACATGGAAGCCGCCGGCATCCTCCTCACCGTCGATGGCCTCCACCCACTCTCCCGGGGCGCCCGTGTGACCTTTCCCCAAGGCAACGCCACCGTCACCGACGGTCCCTTCATCGAAACCAAGGAAGTCATCGGCGGCTTTTGGATCATCCAGGTAAAATCCAAACAAGAAGCCATCGACTGGGCTCGCCGCTGTCCCGCCCTCAACGGCGATGTCATCGAACTCCGCGAAATCTGGGAGATGGAAGACCTCCCCGCCGAAGTGCAGAAAGCCGCTGTCCATCGCCAGTGA
- a CDS encoding RNA polymerase sigma factor — protein sequence MSDIAIEHVRGTLDSLYRTESSRILATLIRLLGDFDLAEDAMHDAFATALDQWARHGIPANPRAWLISTGRFKAIDALRRRARFDASQEKIAATREADAGDPSAAIGSAEEGSVEDDRLRLIFTCCHPALAPEGRVALTLREVCGLTTEEIARAFLIPAPTLAQRIVRAKGKIREARIPYQIPQAEELPGRIETVLQVVYLVFNEGYAASSGASLTRADLSGEAIRLGRLLLELLPEPEVIGLLALMLLQESRRAARTSPTGELILLEDQDRTQWNRAHITEGIALVERALTSRRFGPYTLQAAIAAVHSEATEASATDWPQIVALYTVLLRAAPSPVVELNRAVAVAMRDGPEAGLSLIDAILARGELTTYYLAHSARADLCRRLGRTTEARASYERALTLTQSEPERRFLENRLQAT from the coding sequence ATGTCGGACATCGCCATCGAACACGTGCGGGGAACCTTGGACTCCCTCTACCGCACCGAATCCTCCCGCATCCTCGCCACCCTCATCCGCCTCCTCGGTGACTTCGACCTCGCGGAAGATGCCATGCATGACGCGTTCGCCACGGCGCTGGATCAATGGGCACGCCACGGCATCCCGGCCAATCCTCGCGCCTGGCTCATCTCCACGGGACGCTTCAAGGCCATCGATGCTCTCCGTCGCCGCGCCCGGTTCGATGCCTCCCAGGAAAAAATCGCCGCCACGCGCGAAGCGGATGCGGGCGACCCATCCGCTGCCATCGGAAGCGCGGAGGAGGGGAGTGTGGAAGACGACCGCCTGCGCCTCATCTTCACCTGCTGCCATCCCGCCCTCGCTCCCGAGGGACGCGTCGCCCTGACTCTGCGCGAGGTATGCGGGCTCACCACGGAAGAGATTGCCCGGGCCTTCCTCATCCCCGCTCCCACATTGGCCCAGCGCATCGTGCGGGCGAAAGGGAAGATCCGCGAGGCTCGCATTCCCTACCAGATACCGCAGGCAGAAGAACTACCAGGCCGCATCGAGACCGTACTGCAGGTCGTCTATCTCGTGTTCAACGAAGGCTACGCCGCCTCATCCGGCGCCTCCCTCACACGCGCAGATCTCTCAGGCGAAGCCATCCGCCTCGGACGCCTGCTGCTGGAACTCCTCCCAGAACCTGAGGTCATAGGCCTCCTCGCGCTGATGCTCCTGCAGGAGTCACGTCGCGCCGCCCGCACTTCGCCCACCGGTGAACTCATCCTTCTGGAAGATCAGGATCGCACGCAATGGAATCGCGCCCACATCACCGAAGGCATTGCTCTCGTGGAACGCGCCCTGACCTCGCGCCGATTCGGCCCCTACACACTCCAGGCCGCCATCGCCGCCGTGCATTCCGAAGCCACCGAAGCCTCCGCCACCGACTGGCCGCAAATCGTCGCTCTCTACACCGTCCTGTTGCGCGCCGCCCCATCACCCGTCGTGGAACTGAACCGCGCCGTCGCCGTGGCCATGCGCGATGGCCCCGAAGCCGGCCTCTCCCTCATCGATGCCATCCTCGCCCGCGGCGAACTCACCACCTACTATCTCGCCCACTCCGCCCGCGCCGACCTCTGCCGTCGCCTCGGCCGCACCACCGAAGCCCGCGCCTCCTACGAACGCGCCCTCACCCTCACCCAATCCGAGCCCGAACGCCGCTTCCTCGAAAACCGCCTGCAGGCAACGTAG
- a CDS encoding cell envelope integrity protein TolA, producing MTTKLDPKFTTLLTDAAAKLESLELLPKVLAETAPALKETADALAQQLRAFATSLTEAQDAKTTADIAEKEAAQRAKEEAAAERARYLAELLAAKEQAAAEKAAEKARLQEEKEAAKLQAAAEKEAAQRAKEQAAAEKAAEKERLIAEKEAAKQQAAAEKEAAQLAKEQAAAEKAAEAARLAAEKEAARLAKEQAAAEATAERARRLAELMAAKEQAAQEKAAEKARLQEEKEAAQRAKEQAAAEKAAEKERLQAEKEAARIAKEQADAEKAAEKARLQAEKEAAKQKAAEEKEAARIAKEQADAEKAAEKARLQAEREAAKQKAAEEKEAARLAAEKAKAERDAARETEKEQARREIEAMKAATAAMRAKQEAELEVKRKAEEEAKAKREAVAAKARAEQEAKDRARRMASMATMAADKAAMKEEKKQAEEKPAAATQSE from the coding sequence ATGACCACGAAACTCGATCCAAAATTCACCACCCTGCTGACCGATGCCGCAGCCAAGCTGGAGTCGCTCGAACTGCTGCCCAAGGTGCTGGCAGAGACTGCCCCTGCGCTGAAGGAAACAGCCGATGCTCTTGCACAGCAATTGCGCGCCTTCGCCACCAGCCTGACTGAGGCTCAGGACGCGAAGACCACCGCGGACATTGCCGAGAAAGAAGCTGCCCAACGCGCCAAGGAAGAAGCCGCGGCCGAGAGAGCCCGATATCTTGCTGAGTTGCTGGCTGCCAAGGAACAAGCTGCCGCTGAGAAAGCCGCCGAGAAGGCGCGTCTGCAGGAGGAGAAGGAAGCTGCCAAACTGCAAGCTGCGGCAGAGAAAGAAGCCGCTCAGCGTGCGAAGGAACAAGCCGCTGCCGAGAAAGCCGCGGAGAAGGAGCGTCTCATTGCCGAGAAAGAGGCTGCCAAACAACAGGCTGCCGCAGAGAAAGAAGCAGCACAGCTCGCCAAGGAACAGGCGGCTGCAGAGAAGGCTGCCGAGGCCGCGCGTCTTGCCGCAGAAAAGGAAGCTGCCAGGCTCGCCAAAGAACAAGCCGCTGCCGAAGCTACGGCAGAGCGTGCTCGTCGCCTTGCTGAGTTGATGGCTGCCAAGGAACAGGCGGCTCAAGAGAAGGCTGCTGAGAAGGCCCGTCTCCAGGAGGAGAAAGAGGCTGCGCAGCGTGCGAAGGAACAGGCTGCTGCCGAAAAGGCTGCTGAGAAAGAACGCCTGCAGGCAGAGAAGGAAGCTGCGCGCATCGCGAAAGAGCAAGCCGATGCGGAGAAGGCTGCCGAGAAAGCACGTCTCCAGGCGGAGAAGGAGGCTGCCAAGCAAAAGGCTGCGGAGGAGAAGGAGGCTGCGCGCATCGCGAAGGAGCAAGCCGACGCAGAGAAGGCTGCTGAAAAAGCACGCCTGCAAGCAGAGAGAGAAGCCGCAAAACAAAAAGCTGCTGAAGAGAAGGAAGCCGCTCGTCTGGCTGCTGAAAAAGCAAAGGCGGAACGTGACGCTGCTCGCGAAACCGAGAAAGAACAAGCGCGGCGCGAAATCGAAGCAATGAAAGCCGCTACCGCCGCGATGCGTGCGAAGCAGGAAGCGGAACTGGAAGTGAAGCGCAAGGCCGAGGAAGAAGCCAAGGCCAAACGCGAAGCCGTTGCTGCAAAAGCACGTGCCGAGCAGGAGGCCAAGGACCGCGCTCGTCGTATGGCATCGATGGCAACCATGGCAGCAGACAAAGCGGCGATGAAGGAGGAGAAAAAGCAGGCGGAAGAGAAGCCTGCGGCTGCAACGCAGTCGGAGTAA